A single genomic interval of Macaca nemestrina isolate mMacNem1 chromosome 14, mMacNem.hap1, whole genome shotgun sequence harbors:
- the LOC105471988 gene encoding NADPH oxidase activator 1 isoform X1, translating to MASLGDLVRAWHLGAQAVDRGDWARALHLFSGVPAPPARLCFNAGCVHLLAGDAEAALRAFDQAVTKDTCMAVGFFQRGVANFQLARFQEALSDFRLALAQLRGHPAIDYTQLGLRFKLQAWEVLYNVASAQCQLGLWTEAAGSLREAMSKWPEGSLNGLDSALDQLQRRGSLPPRQVPRGEVFRPHRRHLEHLEPVDFLGKAKVVASAIPDDQRWGVRPQQPQGLGANLDARSPVMDSPRAGTHQGPLDAETEVGADRCTSTAYQEQRPQVEQVGKQAPLPPGPPATGAPGPDPCEDPAGAGGAGAGGSEPLVTVTVQCTFTVALRARRGADSSSLRALLGQALPHQAQLGQLSYQAPGEDRQWVPIPEEESLQRAWLDAAAGPRGLQLQCRGAGGRPVLYQVVAQYGYSAQGPEDLGFRQGDTVDVLCEVDEAWLEGHCDGRIGIFPKCFVVPAGPRMSGAPGCLPRSQQGDQP from the exons ATGGCCTCTCTGGGGGACCTGGTGCGCGCCTGGCACCTGGGCGCGCAGGCCGTAGATCGCGGGGACTGGGCCCGCGCCTTGCACCTGTTCTCGGGCGTCCCGGCGCCGCCTGCCAGGCTGTGTTTCAACGCGGGCTGCGTGCACCTGCTGGCCGGGGACGCCGAGGCCGCGCTGCGG GCATTTGACCAAGCCGTGACCAAGGACACCTGCATGGCGGTTGGCTTCTTCCAGCGAGGAGTGGCCAACTTCCAGCTGGCGAG GTTCCAGGAGGCTCTGTCTGACTTCCGGCTGGCCCTGGCACAGCTGAGGGGCCACCCTGCCATCGACTACACCCAGCTGGGCCTGCGGTTCAAGCTGCAAGCCTGGGAG GTGCTATACAATGTGGCGTCGGCACAGTGCCAGCTGGGGCTCTGGACAGAGGCGGCCGGCAGCCTAAGGGAGGCCATGTCGAAGTGGCCGGAGGGGTCCCTGAATGGCCTGGACTCAGCCCTAGACCAACTGCAG AGACGGGGCTCGCTGCCGCCACGGCAGGTTCCCAGGGGCGAGGTCTTCCGGCCCCACCGGCGGCATCTGGAGCACCTGGAGCCCGTGGATTTCCTGGGCAAGGCCAAG GTGGTGGCCTCTGCCATCCCCGATGACCAGCGGTGGGGTGTCCGCCCTCAGCAGCCACAG GGACTGGGAGCGAACCTCGATGCCAG gtcCCCAGTCATGGACTCCCCAAGAGCTGGCACCCACCAGGGCCCTCTCGATGCAGAGACGGAGGTCGGTGCTGACCGCTGCACGTCGACCGCCTACCAGGAGCAG AGGCCCCAGGTGGAGCAAGTTGGCAAACAGGCTCCTCTCCCCCCAG GACCGCCAGCAACGGGGGCGCCTGGCCCCGACCCCTGTGAGGACCCCGCGGGTGCTGGG GGAGCAGGTGCGGGGGGCTCTGAGCCCCTGGTGACTGTCACCGTGCAGTGCACCTTCACCGTGGCCCTGAGGGCGAGAAGAGGAGCCGACTCGTCCAGCCTGCGGGCACTGCTGGGCCAGGCCCTCCCTCACCAGGCCCAGCTTGGGCAACTCAG TTACCAAGCCCCAGGTGAGGACAGGCAGTGGGTCCCCATCCCCGAGGAGGAGTCGCTGCAGAGGGCCTGGCTGGATGCGGCTGCTGGCCCCAGGGGGCTGCAGCTGCAGTGCAGG GGAGCTGGGGGCCGGCCAGTCCTCTACCAGGTGGTGGCCCAGTACGGCTACTCAGCCCAGGGGCCAGAGGACCTGGGTTTCCGACAGGGGGACACGGTGGACGTCCTGTGTGAAG TGGACGAGGCATGGCTGGAGGGCCACTGTGACGGCCGCATCGGCATCTTCCCCAAGTGCTTCGTGGTCCCCGCCGGCCCTCGGATGTCAGGAGCCCCCGGCTGCCTGCCCCGATCCCAGCAGGGAGATCAGCCCTAG
- the LOC105471988 gene encoding NADPH oxidase activator 1 isoform X2, with the protein MASLGDLVRAWHLGAQAVDRGDWARALHLFSGVPAPPARLCFNAGCVHLLAGDAEAALRAFDQAVTKDTCMAVGFFQRGVANFQLARFQEALSDFRLALAQLRGHPAIDYTQLGLRFKLQAWEVLYNVASAQCQLGLWTEAAGSLREAMSKWPEGSLNGLDSALDQLQRRGSLPPRQVPRGEVFRPHRRHLEHLEPVDFLGKAKVVASAIPDDQRWGVRPQQPQGLGANLDARSPVMDSPRAGTHQGPLDAETEVGADRCTSTAYQEQRPQVEQVGKQAPLPPGPPATGAPGPDPCEDPAGAGCTFTVALRARRGADSSSLRALLGQALPHQAQLGQLSYQAPGEDRQWVPIPEEESLQRAWLDAAAGPRGLQLQCRGAGGRPVLYQVVAQYGYSAQGPEDLGFRQGDTVDVLCEVDEAWLEGHCDGRIGIFPKCFVVPAGPRMSGAPGCLPRSQQGDQP; encoded by the exons ATGGCCTCTCTGGGGGACCTGGTGCGCGCCTGGCACCTGGGCGCGCAGGCCGTAGATCGCGGGGACTGGGCCCGCGCCTTGCACCTGTTCTCGGGCGTCCCGGCGCCGCCTGCCAGGCTGTGTTTCAACGCGGGCTGCGTGCACCTGCTGGCCGGGGACGCCGAGGCCGCGCTGCGG GCATTTGACCAAGCCGTGACCAAGGACACCTGCATGGCGGTTGGCTTCTTCCAGCGAGGAGTGGCCAACTTCCAGCTGGCGAG GTTCCAGGAGGCTCTGTCTGACTTCCGGCTGGCCCTGGCACAGCTGAGGGGCCACCCTGCCATCGACTACACCCAGCTGGGCCTGCGGTTCAAGCTGCAAGCCTGGGAG GTGCTATACAATGTGGCGTCGGCACAGTGCCAGCTGGGGCTCTGGACAGAGGCGGCCGGCAGCCTAAGGGAGGCCATGTCGAAGTGGCCGGAGGGGTCCCTGAATGGCCTGGACTCAGCCCTAGACCAACTGCAG AGACGGGGCTCGCTGCCGCCACGGCAGGTTCCCAGGGGCGAGGTCTTCCGGCCCCACCGGCGGCATCTGGAGCACCTGGAGCCCGTGGATTTCCTGGGCAAGGCCAAG GTGGTGGCCTCTGCCATCCCCGATGACCAGCGGTGGGGTGTCCGCCCTCAGCAGCCACAG GGACTGGGAGCGAACCTCGATGCCAG gtcCCCAGTCATGGACTCCCCAAGAGCTGGCACCCACCAGGGCCCTCTCGATGCAGAGACGGAGGTCGGTGCTGACCGCTGCACGTCGACCGCCTACCAGGAGCAG AGGCCCCAGGTGGAGCAAGTTGGCAAACAGGCTCCTCTCCCCCCAG GACCGCCAGCAACGGGGGCGCCTGGCCCCGACCCCTGTGAGGACCCCGCGGGTGCTGGG TGCACCTTCACCGTGGCCCTGAGGGCGAGAAGAGGAGCCGACTCGTCCAGCCTGCGGGCACTGCTGGGCCAGGCCCTCCCTCACCAGGCCCAGCTTGGGCAACTCAG TTACCAAGCCCCAGGTGAGGACAGGCAGTGGGTCCCCATCCCCGAGGAGGAGTCGCTGCAGAGGGCCTGGCTGGATGCGGCTGCTGGCCCCAGGGGGCTGCAGCTGCAGTGCAGG GGAGCTGGGGGCCGGCCAGTCCTCTACCAGGTGGTGGCCCAGTACGGCTACTCAGCCCAGGGGCCAGAGGACCTGGGTTTCCGACAGGGGGACACGGTGGACGTCCTGTGTGAAG TGGACGAGGCATGGCTGGAGGGCCACTGTGACGGCCGCATCGGCATCTTCCCCAAGTGCTTCGTGGTCCCCGCCGGCCCTCGGATGTCAGGAGCCCCCGGCTGCCTGCCCCGATCCCAGCAGGGAGATCAGCCCTAG
- the LOC105471988 gene encoding NADPH oxidase activator 1 isoform X3, which yields MPPPRAPGEGSAPLPDGYGVALPPPTQRTPLQAFDQAVTKDTCMAVGFFQRGVANFQLARFQEALSDFRLALAQLRGHPAIDYTQLGLRFKLQAWEVLYNVASAQCQLGLWTEAAGSLREAMSKWPEGSLNGLDSALDQLQRRGSLPPRQVPRGEVFRPHRRHLEHLEPVDFLGKAKVVASAIPDDQRWGVRPQQPQGLGANLDARSPVMDSPRAGTHQGPLDAETEVGADRCTSTAYQEQRPQVEQVGKQAPLPPGPPATGAPGPDPCEDPAGAGGAGAGGSEPLVTVTVQCTFTVALRARRGADSSSLRALLGQALPHQAQLGQLSYQAPGEDRQWVPIPEEESLQRAWLDAAAGPRGLQLQCRGAGGRPVLYQVVAQYGYSAQGPEDLGFRQGDTVDVLCEVDEAWLEGHCDGRIGIFPKCFVVPAGPRMSGAPGCLPRSQQGDQP from the exons ATGCCTCCGCCTCGAGCCCCTGGGGAGGGCTCTGCGCCCCTCCCCGACGGTTACGGGGTCGCCCTGCCGCCCCCGACCCAGCGAACGCCCCTGCAG GCATTTGACCAAGCCGTGACCAAGGACACCTGCATGGCGGTTGGCTTCTTCCAGCGAGGAGTGGCCAACTTCCAGCTGGCGAG GTTCCAGGAGGCTCTGTCTGACTTCCGGCTGGCCCTGGCACAGCTGAGGGGCCACCCTGCCATCGACTACACCCAGCTGGGCCTGCGGTTCAAGCTGCAAGCCTGGGAG GTGCTATACAATGTGGCGTCGGCACAGTGCCAGCTGGGGCTCTGGACAGAGGCGGCCGGCAGCCTAAGGGAGGCCATGTCGAAGTGGCCGGAGGGGTCCCTGAATGGCCTGGACTCAGCCCTAGACCAACTGCAG AGACGGGGCTCGCTGCCGCCACGGCAGGTTCCCAGGGGCGAGGTCTTCCGGCCCCACCGGCGGCATCTGGAGCACCTGGAGCCCGTGGATTTCCTGGGCAAGGCCAAG GTGGTGGCCTCTGCCATCCCCGATGACCAGCGGTGGGGTGTCCGCCCTCAGCAGCCACAG GGACTGGGAGCGAACCTCGATGCCAG gtcCCCAGTCATGGACTCCCCAAGAGCTGGCACCCACCAGGGCCCTCTCGATGCAGAGACGGAGGTCGGTGCTGACCGCTGCACGTCGACCGCCTACCAGGAGCAG AGGCCCCAGGTGGAGCAAGTTGGCAAACAGGCTCCTCTCCCCCCAG GACCGCCAGCAACGGGGGCGCCTGGCCCCGACCCCTGTGAGGACCCCGCGGGTGCTGGG GGAGCAGGTGCGGGGGGCTCTGAGCCCCTGGTGACTGTCACCGTGCAGTGCACCTTCACCGTGGCCCTGAGGGCGAGAAGAGGAGCCGACTCGTCCAGCCTGCGGGCACTGCTGGGCCAGGCCCTCCCTCACCAGGCCCAGCTTGGGCAACTCAG TTACCAAGCCCCAGGTGAGGACAGGCAGTGGGTCCCCATCCCCGAGGAGGAGTCGCTGCAGAGGGCCTGGCTGGATGCGGCTGCTGGCCCCAGGGGGCTGCAGCTGCAGTGCAGG GGAGCTGGGGGCCGGCCAGTCCTCTACCAGGTGGTGGCCCAGTACGGCTACTCAGCCCAGGGGCCAGAGGACCTGGGTTTCCGACAGGGGGACACGGTGGACGTCCTGTGTGAAG TGGACGAGGCATGGCTGGAGGGCCACTGTGACGGCCGCATCGGCATCTTCCCCAAGTGCTTCGTGGTCCCCGCCGGCCCTCGGATGTCAGGAGCCCCCGGCTGCCTGCCCCGATCCCAGCAGGGAGATCAGCCCTAG
- the LOC105471988 gene encoding NADPH oxidase activator 1 isoform X4, producing the protein MAVGFFQRGVANFQLARFQEALSDFRLALAQLRGHPAIDYTQLGLRFKLQAWEVLYNVASAQCQLGLWTEAAGSLREAMSKWPEGSLNGLDSALDQLQRRGSLPPRQVPRGEVFRPHRRHLEHLEPVDFLGKAKVVASAIPDDQRWGVRPQQPQGLGANLDARSPVMDSPRAGTHQGPLDAETEVGADRCTSTAYQEQRPQVEQVGKQAPLPPGPPATGAPGPDPCEDPAGAGGAGAGGSEPLVTVTVQCTFTVALRARRGADSSSLRALLGQALPHQAQLGQLSYQAPGEDRQWVPIPEEESLQRAWLDAAAGPRGLQLQCRGAGGRPVLYQVVAQYGYSAQGPEDLGFRQGDTVDVLCEVDEAWLEGHCDGRIGIFPKCFVVPAGPRMSGAPGCLPRSQQGDQP; encoded by the exons ATGGCGGTTGGCTTCTTCCAGCGAGGAGTGGCCAACTTCCAGCTGGCGAG GTTCCAGGAGGCTCTGTCTGACTTCCGGCTGGCCCTGGCACAGCTGAGGGGCCACCCTGCCATCGACTACACCCAGCTGGGCCTGCGGTTCAAGCTGCAAGCCTGGGAG GTGCTATACAATGTGGCGTCGGCACAGTGCCAGCTGGGGCTCTGGACAGAGGCGGCCGGCAGCCTAAGGGAGGCCATGTCGAAGTGGCCGGAGGGGTCCCTGAATGGCCTGGACTCAGCCCTAGACCAACTGCAG AGACGGGGCTCGCTGCCGCCACGGCAGGTTCCCAGGGGCGAGGTCTTCCGGCCCCACCGGCGGCATCTGGAGCACCTGGAGCCCGTGGATTTCCTGGGCAAGGCCAAG GTGGTGGCCTCTGCCATCCCCGATGACCAGCGGTGGGGTGTCCGCCCTCAGCAGCCACAG GGACTGGGAGCGAACCTCGATGCCAG gtcCCCAGTCATGGACTCCCCAAGAGCTGGCACCCACCAGGGCCCTCTCGATGCAGAGACGGAGGTCGGTGCTGACCGCTGCACGTCGACCGCCTACCAGGAGCAG AGGCCCCAGGTGGAGCAAGTTGGCAAACAGGCTCCTCTCCCCCCAG GACCGCCAGCAACGGGGGCGCCTGGCCCCGACCCCTGTGAGGACCCCGCGGGTGCTGGG GGAGCAGGTGCGGGGGGCTCTGAGCCCCTGGTGACTGTCACCGTGCAGTGCACCTTCACCGTGGCCCTGAGGGCGAGAAGAGGAGCCGACTCGTCCAGCCTGCGGGCACTGCTGGGCCAGGCCCTCCCTCACCAGGCCCAGCTTGGGCAACTCAG TTACCAAGCCCCAGGTGAGGACAGGCAGTGGGTCCCCATCCCCGAGGAGGAGTCGCTGCAGAGGGCCTGGCTGGATGCGGCTGCTGGCCCCAGGGGGCTGCAGCTGCAGTGCAGG GGAGCTGGGGGCCGGCCAGTCCTCTACCAGGTGGTGGCCCAGTACGGCTACTCAGCCCAGGGGCCAGAGGACCTGGGTTTCCGACAGGGGGACACGGTGGACGTCCTGTGTGAAG TGGACGAGGCATGGCTGGAGGGCCACTGTGACGGCCGCATCGGCATCTTCCCCAAGTGCTTCGTGGTCCCCGCCGGCCCTCGGATGTCAGGAGCCCCCGGCTGCCTGCCCCGATCCCAGCAGGGAGATCAGCCCTAG
- the LOC105471991 gene encoding ectonucleoside triphosphate diphosphohydrolase 8 produces the protein MGLSRKEQVFLAILGASGVSGLTALILLLVEATSVLLPTDIKFGIVFDAGSSHTSLFLYQWPADKENGTGVVSQALACQVEGPGISSYTSDPAQAGESLRGCLEEALVLIPEAQHRKTPMFLGATAGMRLLRQKNSSQARDIFAAVTQVLGRSPVDFWGAELLAGQDEGAFGWITVNYGLGTLVKYSFTGEWIQPPEETLVGALDMGGASTQITFVPGGPILDKSTRADFRLYGSNYSVYTHSYLCFGRDQMLSRLLVGLVQSRPAALIRHPCYLSGYQTTLALAPLYESPCVHTTPPPSLPQNLTVEGTGNPGACVSAIRELFNFSSCQGREDCAFDGIYQPPLQGKFYAFSNFYYTFHFLNLTSGQPLSTVNATIWEFCQRPWKLVEASYPGQDRWLRDYCASGLYILTLLHEGYRFSEETWPSLEFRKQAGGVDIGWTLGYMLNLTGMIPADAPAQLWAVSYGVWVAKVVFMVLTLVAVVGAALVQLFWLQD, from the exons ATGGGGCTGTCCCGGAAGGAGCAGGTCTTCTTGGCCATACTGGGGGCCTCGGGGGTCTCGGGCCTCACTGCACTCATTCTCCTCCTGGTGGAGGCCACCAGCGTGCTCCTGCCCACGGACATCAAG TTTGGCATCGTGTTTGATGCGGGCTCCTCCCACACGTCCCTCTTCCTGTATCAGTGGCCGGCGGACAAGGAGAATGGCACTGGTGTGGTCAGCCAGGCCCTGGCCTGCCAGGTGGAAG GGCCTGGAATCTCCTCCTACACTTCTGACCCTGCACAGGCTGGTGAGAGCCTGCggggctgcctggaggaggcgCTGGTGCTGATCCCAGAGGCCCAGCATCGGAAAACACCCATGTTCCTGGGGGCCACGGCTGGCATGAGGTTGCTCAG GCAGAAGAACAGCTCTCAGGCCCGGGACATCTTCGCAGCAGTCACCCAGGTCCTGGGCCGGTCTCCCGTGGACTTTTGGGGTGCCGAGCTCCTGGCGGGGCAGGATGAAGGTGCCTTTGGTTGGATCACTGTCAACTACGGCTTGGGGACGCTGGTCAAG TACTCCTTCACTGGAGAATGGATCCAGCCTCCGGAGGAGACGCTGGTGGGCGCCCTGGACATGGGGGGAGCCTCCACCCAGATCACCTTCGTGCCTGGGGGCCCTATCTTGGACAAGAGCACCCGGGCCGATTTTCGCCTCTATGGCTCCAACTACAGCGTCTACACTCACAGCTACCTCTGCTTCGGGCGGGACCAGATGCTGAGCAGGCTCCTTGTGGGTCTGGTGCAG AGCCGCCCGGCTGCCCTGATCCGTCACCCATGCTACCTCAGCGGCTACCAGACCACACTGGCCCTGGCCCCACTGTACGAGTCACCCTGTGTCCACACCACACCCCCCCCGAGCCTCCCCCAGAACCTCACAGTTGAAGGGACAGGCAACCCTGGGGCCTGCGTCTCAGCCATCCGGGAACTTTTCAACTTCTCCAGCTGCCAGGGCCGGGAGGACTGTGCCTTCGACGGCATCTACCAGCCCCCGCTGCAGGGCAAGTTCTAC GCCTTCTCCAACTTCTACTACACCTTCCACTTCCTGAACCTCACCTCCGGGCAGCCCCTGAGCACGGTCAACGCCACCATCTGGGAGTTTTGCCAGAGGCCCTGGAAACTG GTGGAGGCCAGCTACCCTGGGCAGGACCGCTGGCTGCGAGACTACTGTGCCTCAGGCCTGTACATCCTTACCCTCCTGCATGAGGGCTACAGGTTCAGCGAGGAGACCTGGCCCAGCCTCGAGTTCCGAAAGCAG GCGGGAGGTGTGGACATTGGCTGGACACTGGGCTACATGCTGAACCTGACCGGGATGATCCCAGCCGACGCACCGGCTCAGTTGTGGGCAGTGAGCTACGGCGTCTGGGTGGCCAAAGTGGTGTTCATGGTGCTGACCCTGGTGGCGGTGGTGGGGGCTGCCTTGGTCCAGCTCTTCTGGTTGCAAGACtag